A stretch of Flavobacterium sp. N2270 DNA encodes these proteins:
- a CDS encoding aromatic amino acid hydroxylase — MNSAIESNPLIERLPSHLKQFIKPQDYSDYTPINQAVWRYVMRKNVDYLSKVAHSSYLEGLQKTGLEIDNIPNMYGMNRILKEIGWAAVAVDGFIPPNAFMEFQAYNVLVIASDIRQLEHIEYTPAPDIIHEGAGHAPIIANPEYAEYLRRFGEIGCKAISSSHDYEMYEAIRLLSILKEAEGTPQEEIDKAEAQVEFLQNNMGELSEMAQIRNLHWWTVEYGLIGTVENPKIYGAGLLSSIGESEWCMTDNVKKLPYDISAAQQSFDITKPQPQLYVTSNFAHLSSVLEEFANKMAIRKGGLSAVKKLVDSKSLGTIELSTGLQISGNFTNVIEFEGKPVYVQTTGKTALAYREKELVSHGTEYHAEGFGSPIGKLKGINIAIEDMSPRDLEAYNIYEERVVTLEFEGNIKVSGEIVTGTRNLHGKILLIKFKNCTVTQGETVLFAPEWGIYDMAVGKEVISAYSGPADVNSFDLITHVPSSTTIKPNFSDARNELEGLYKTVREIRENKISNLTLNSIFDKVKVNHPNDWLLSVEIAELCKKANNNSLLDDVIAHLNNLKSSRPEVKKLITNGLELILEAEKV; from the coding sequence ATGAATTCTGCAATTGAAAGCAATCCATTAATAGAAAGACTTCCTAGTCACCTAAAACAGTTTATTAAGCCGCAAGATTATAGCGATTACACACCTATTAATCAAGCAGTTTGGCGATATGTAATGCGTAAAAATGTAGATTATCTTTCAAAAGTTGCACATAGTTCTTATTTAGAAGGATTGCAAAAAACCGGATTAGAGATTGATAACATTCCTAATATGTATGGAATGAATCGAATTCTAAAAGAAATTGGTTGGGCAGCAGTAGCCGTAGACGGTTTTATTCCGCCTAATGCATTTATGGAATTTCAAGCCTATAATGTTTTAGTTATAGCTTCCGATATTCGTCAATTAGAACACATAGAATATACTCCCGCTCCAGATATCATTCATGAAGGTGCTGGTCACGCTCCTATTATTGCCAATCCTGAATATGCTGAATATTTGCGAAGATTTGGAGAAATTGGATGTAAAGCCATTTCGTCATCACATGATTATGAAATGTATGAAGCCATTCGATTATTATCCATTTTAAAAGAAGCCGAAGGAACTCCACAAGAAGAAATTGACAAAGCAGAAGCTCAAGTTGAATTTCTTCAAAATAATATGGGAGAATTATCTGAAATGGCTCAAATAAGAAATCTTCATTGGTGGACCGTAGAATATGGTTTAATAGGTACAGTTGAAAACCCTAAAATTTATGGTGCTGGGTTACTTTCTTCAATTGGAGAAAGCGAATGGTGCATGACTGACAATGTAAAAAAATTACCTTATGACATTTCAGCTGCACAACAAAGTTTTGACATTACTAAACCTCAACCACAACTATATGTTACCTCTAACTTTGCTCACTTAAGCTCTGTTCTTGAAGAGTTTGCAAATAAAATGGCTATTAGAAAGGGAGGTTTATCAGCTGTTAAAAAATTAGTCGACTCTAAAAGTCTAGGAACAATAGAATTAAGCACAGGCCTACAAATATCAGGTAACTTTACAAATGTTATTGAATTTGAAGGAAAACCAGTATATGTTCAAACTACAGGCAAAACTGCATTAGCTTACAGAGAAAAAGAATTAGTAAGTCACGGTACAGAATATCATGCTGAAGGTTTTGGCTCTCCAATTGGAAAATTAAAAGGAATAAATATTGCAATAGAAGACATGAGTCCTAGAGACTTGGAAGCATACAATATTTATGAAGAAAGAGTAGTTACACTAGAATTTGAAGGTAATATAAAAGTAAGTGGAGAAATTGTAACTGGAACAAGAAATTTACATGGAAAAATTTTATTAATCAAATTTAAAAATTGTACCGTTACCCAAGGAGAAACTGTATTATTTGCTCCAGAATGGGGAATTTATGATATGGCTGTTGGTAAAGAAGTAATTTCTGCTTATTCTGGACCAGCCGATGTTAATAGTTTTGATTTAATAACTCATGTACCTTCATCAACTACAATTAAACCTAATTTTTCTGATGCAAGAAATGAACTAGAAGGTTTATATAAAACGGTTAGGGAAATAAGAGAGAATAAAATTTCAAATTTAACATTAAACTCCATTTTTGATAAAGTAAAAGTAAATCATCCAAATGATTGGTTGCTATCAGTAGAAATTGCTGAATTATGTAAAAAAGCCAATAACAATTCTTTATTAGATGATGTTATTGCTCATTTAAATAATTTAAAATCCAGCAGACCAGAGGTTAAAAAACTCATTACCAATGGTTTAGAGTTAATTTTAGAAGCTGAAAAAGTTTAG
- a CDS encoding DUF4136 domain-containing protein: MKTIKLLPLLALFILASCSSVRVNSDYDKKVNFENYKTYAFLKSGVDKVEISDLDKKRILRSIDEVMSTKGFTKDSNPDLLISIFTKEKERVDIYNSYGFGWGWNPYWGMNYTNVSTTPEGVLYIDLIDAKTKELVWQGEGSGNLTKDTNKKDERIYTFVSKILEQYPPEIK, translated from the coding sequence ATGAAAACAATTAAACTATTACCCTTACTAGCCTTATTTATTTTGGCTTCTTGTAGTTCTGTACGAGTGAATTCTGATTATGATAAAAAAGTAAACTTTGAAAATTACAAAACTTATGCTTTTTTAAAAAGCGGAGTAGATAAAGTAGAAATTTCAGACTTAGATAAAAAAAGGATTTTACGTTCTATTGATGAAGTTATGAGTACAAAAGGATTTACAAAAGACTCTAACCCAGATTTATTGATTAGTATTTTTACAAAAGAAAAAGAGCGTGTAGATATTTATAATTCATATGGTTTTGGATGGGGATGGAATCCTTATTGGGGCATGAATTACACAAACGTTTCAACAACTCCAGAAGGTGTTTTGTACATTGATTTAATTGACGCTAAAACAAAAGAATTAGTTTGGCAAGGTGAAGGTAGTGGTAATTTAACCAAAGACACAAACAAAAAAGACGAACGCATTTATACTTTTGTAAGTAAGATATTAGAACAATATCCTCCAGAAATTAAATAG
- a CDS encoding urocanate hydratase, whose translation MTFKEQIQQGIPNVLPQVKPYELAINHAPKRKEILTEEEKVLALKNALRYFEAKHHAELIPEFKEELEKYGRIYMYRFRPDYEMKARPISEYPGKSEQAKAIMLMIQNNLDYAVAQHPHELITYGGNGAVFQNWAQYLLTMQYLSEMTDEQTLTMYSGHPMGLFPSHKDAPRVVVTNGMVIPNYSKPDDWEKMNALGVSQYGQMTAGSYMYIGPQGIVHGTTITVLNGFRKIKKSPSGGLFVTSGLGGMSGAQPKAGNIAGCVTVCAEVNPKITKIRHEQGWINEIVEDINLLVARVRKALKNKEVISIAYLGNVVDVWERFDAENLHIDLGSDQTSLHNPWAGGYYPTQLSFEEANEMMANNPEQFKKEVQRTLRQHAAAINKHTERGTYFFDYGNAFLLEASRAGADVMAENPTLGREFKYPSYVQDIMGPMCFDYGFGPFRWVCASGKTEDLAKTDQIACDVLEEMKRNSPEEIQQQMADNIQWIKGAQENKLVVGSQARILYADAEGRVKIAEAFNKAIANGEIGYVVLGRDHHDVSGTDSPYRETSNIYDGSRFTADMAIHNVIGDSFRGATWVSIHNGGGVGWGEVINGGFGMVLDGSKEASKRLSSMLFWDVNNGISRRSWARNEGAVFAIKRAMETQPLLKVTIPNIVDESLL comes from the coding sequence ATGACTTTCAAAGAACAAATACAACAAGGTATACCTAATGTTTTACCTCAAGTTAAGCCATACGAGTTAGCTATTAATCACGCACCAAAGCGTAAAGAAATACTAACCGAAGAAGAAAAAGTTTTAGCTTTAAAAAATGCGCTTCGTTATTTTGAAGCTAAACATCATGCAGAGTTAATTCCAGAATTTAAAGAAGAATTAGAAAAATACGGTCGTATCTACATGTATCGCTTTCGTCCAGATTACGAAATGAAAGCACGACCTATTTCAGAATATCCTGGAAAAAGCGAACAAGCAAAAGCTATTATGCTCATGATACAAAATAATTTGGATTATGCAGTAGCACAACATCCGCATGAGTTGATTACCTATGGTGGTAACGGAGCTGTTTTCCAAAACTGGGCACAATATTTACTAACCATGCAATATTTGTCTGAAATGACAGACGAGCAAACGCTGACCATGTATTCAGGGCACCCTATGGGATTATTCCCATCGCATAAAGATGCACCAAGAGTTGTAGTTACAAACGGTATGGTTATTCCTAATTATTCGAAACCTGATGACTGGGAAAAAATGAATGCTTTAGGTGTTTCTCAATACGGACAAATGACTGCAGGAAGTTATATGTACATTGGTCCACAAGGGATTGTTCATGGTACCACAATTACCGTTTTAAACGGATTTAGAAAAATTAAAAAATCCCCTTCAGGAGGTTTATTTGTAACTTCAGGACTTGGCGGAATGAGTGGTGCTCAACCAAAAGCAGGTAACATTGCGGGGTGCGTTACCGTTTGTGCTGAAGTAAATCCTAAAATCACAAAAATTCGCCATGAACAAGGCTGGATTAATGAAATTGTAGAAGACATTAATTTATTAGTTGCTCGTGTTCGTAAAGCATTAAAAAACAAAGAAGTTATTTCTATCGCTTATTTAGGAAATGTGGTTGATGTTTGGGAAAGATTCGATGCTGAAAACTTACATATCGATTTAGGTTCAGACCAAACTTCACTTCATAATCCATGGGCTGGTGGCTACTACCCTACTCAATTATCGTTTGAAGAAGCCAATGAAATGATGGCAAATAACCCTGAACAATTTAAAAAAGAAGTTCAAAGAACACTACGTCAGCATGCAGCAGCTATAAATAAACATACAGAAAGAGGAACTTATTTCTTCGATTACGGAAATGCATTCTTACTAGAAGCTTCTCGTGCAGGAGCAGATGTAATGGCTGAAAACCCAACATTAGGAAGAGAGTTTAAATATCCGAGTTATGTACAAGACATTATGGGCCCTATGTGTTTCGATTATGGATTTGGACCATTCCGTTGGGTTTGTGCTTCAGGAAAAACAGAAGATTTAGCGAAAACAGATCAAATTGCTTGTGATGTTTTAGAAGAAATGAAAAGAAATTCTCCAGAAGAAATTCAGCAACAAATGGCCGATAATATTCAATGGATTAAAGGCGCACAAGAGAATAAATTGGTTGTAGGTTCTCAAGCTCGAATTTTATATGCTGATGCAGAAGGAAGAGTTAAAATTGCAGAAGCTTTTAACAAAGCAATTGCAAATGGAGAAATTGGTTATGTAGTTTTAGGAAGGGATCATCATGATGTTTCTGGAACCGATTCGCCATATAGAGAAACTTCAAACATTTATGATGGATCTCGCTTTACGGCAGACATGGCAATTCATAATGTTATAGGAGATAGTTTTAGAGGAGCTACCTGGGTTTCAATACATAACGGCGGTGGAGTTGGCTGGGGCGAAGTTATAAACGGTGGATTTGGTATGGTTCTTGATGGTAGTAAAGAAGCATCAAAACGCTTATCGTCAATGCTTTTTTGGGATGTAAACAACGGAATATCAAGAAGAAGTTGGGCTAGAAATGAAGGAGCGGTTTTTGCTATAAAAAGAGCAATGGAAACGCAACCTTTATTAAAAGTTACCATCCCTAATATAGTAGACGAATCATTATTATAG
- a CDS encoding DUF5522 domain-containing protein, whose amino-acid sequence MNEQLNPNNLKEGEDFYFTPEGYKCFTEKYHLKRGYCCKSGCRHCPYGYNKKTGTLKK is encoded by the coding sequence ATGAACGAACAATTAAATCCAAATAATTTAAAAGAAGGTGAAGATTTCTATTTTACGCCTGAAGGATATAAATGTTTTACTGAAAAATACCACCTAAAAAGAGGCTATTGTTGTAAAAGTGGTTGTCGTCATTGTCCTTATGGATACAACAAAAAAACAGGTACTTTAAAAAAATAA
- a CDS encoding beta strand repeat-containing protein: MKTNKTILMLLIGIFTNIVSGQVGVGTTTPAGALDITSTTTGFVPPRVALTALNAQAPIVNPQTGVIPNGTIVYNTATAGTAPNIVTPGLYYWLTNRWIAFAGASGGLDWSLIGNTATTAGTNFLGTTDAQGLHFKTNNVERGRFGATGRYGLNLNDQTWAQFFSYSNDNTIDAAVGYSDADGGRGLYGRSTGASSLGILGTNDNDGIGIQGQASGTNGVGTVGFAGGNNAMGIFGVANGTNGRGVNGQSSGADALGVAGFVSAAGTATTTPIAIYGSATGVSSIGVFGTANGANATNSAFGIYGSVNNATTNGNTDAAAISGINSNATQGLGYAGPNVLATPSAIVGISGSVSSKRTNTTGAGSRSYNFGVMGELLVDTTVPGATIQRQSGGVIGIGVSGVWGSAGYKDSGNNNYGIYSTSAFVSGTGRNSNNTSNSIGLGVNGGVIGGYVKGEQYGFISKGNQFGAYIMGNTITNRPITQIETVNNNKIVSYATTSTTVDVTTRGKGQLTNGAGFVSFDTAFTQIAELNDDNLNITITAKGNTNGIYIEKVTSTGFYVKENMNGNHSVEFNWTATSVRKGYENGVSISREILDTNWENNMSKVMHNENDTTNEALPISFDGTNVKFEELPKQFQPEERKADNSKNINRTPKSDVKEIEVEKKEITTDETIEESKEK, from the coding sequence ATGAAGACAAATAAGACAATTTTAATGCTACTTATTGGTATTTTTACCAATATAGTTTCTGGACAAGTTGGGGTTGGAACAACAACACCAGCTGGAGCACTTGATATTACATCAACAACTACTGGATTTGTCCCGCCTAGAGTTGCTTTAACAGCTTTAAATGCTCAAGCTCCAATTGTTAATCCACAAACAGGAGTTATACCTAACGGGACTATTGTTTACAATACAGCTACAGCTGGAACTGCTCCAAATATTGTCACTCCAGGACTATACTATTGGTTAACAAACAGATGGATTGCTTTCGCTGGTGCATCAGGAGGACTTGATTGGTCTTTAATAGGAAATACCGCAACTACAGCAGGTACAAATTTTTTAGGAACTACTGATGCTCAAGGCTTACATTTTAAAACTAATAACGTAGAAAGAGGTCGTTTTGGTGCAACTGGAAGATATGGTCTTAACTTAAATGACCAAACTTGGGCACAATTTTTCTCATATTCAAATGACAACACAATTGATGCAGCTGTAGGTTATTCAGATGCAGATGGAGGTAGAGGCTTATACGGAAGATCTACTGGCGCAAGCAGTTTAGGAATCTTAGGCACCAATGACAATGATGGAATCGGTATTCAAGGACAAGCTTCAGGTACTAATGGAGTTGGAACAGTTGGTTTTGCAGGCGGAAATAATGCCATGGGAATTTTTGGTGTAGCAAATGGCACAAATGGTCGAGGAGTTAACGGGCAAAGCTCAGGTGCAGACGCTTTGGGTGTCGCTGGTTTTGTTTCTGCTGCAGGAACTGCTACGACAACACCAATTGCAATTTATGGTAGCGCAACAGGCGTTAGTAGTATAGGTGTTTTTGGTACAGCAAATGGTGCAAATGCTACAAACTCAGCTTTTGGTATTTATGGGTCAGTTAACAATGCAACTACTAATGGAAACACAGATGCTGCCGCAATTAGCGGAATAAACTCTAACGCTACACAAGGACTTGGTTATGCTGGTCCAAACGTATTAGCTACTCCTTCAGCAATTGTTGGTATTTCTGGATCAGTGTCATCTAAAAGAACAAATACTACTGGTGCTGGCTCTAGAAGTTATAATTTCGGTGTAATGGGAGAATTATTAGTAGACACAACTGTCCCTGGTGCTACAATACAAAGACAATCTGGTGGAGTTATAGGTATTGGAGTGAGTGGAGTATGGGGAAGTGCTGGATACAAAGACAGTGGAAACAATAACTACGGTATTTATTCAACATCTGCATTTGTAAGTGGAACTGGTAGAAATTCAAACAACACTTCTAACAGTATTGGACTTGGTGTAAATGGAGGTGTAATAGGTGGATATGTAAAAGGAGAACAATATGGTTTTATTTCTAAAGGAAATCAATTTGGAGCTTATATAATGGGAAACACTATTACAAACAGACCAATCACACAAATTGAAACGGTAAACAACAATAAAATTGTTAGCTATGCAACAACTTCAACAACTGTTGATGTTACAACTAGAGGAAAAGGACAATTAACAAATGGTGCTGGTTTTGTTTCTTTTGATACTGCTTTTACGCAAATTGCTGAATTAAACGATGATAATTTAAACATTACTATAACGGCAAAAGGAAATACAAATGGTATTTATATTGAGAAAGTTACTAGTACTGGATTTTATGTAAAAGAAAACATGAATGGAAATCATTCAGTTGAGTTTAATTGGACTGCTACTTCAGTTCGTAAAGGATATGAAAATGGAGTCTCTATTTCTAGAGAAATCTTAGATACTAATTGGGAAAACAACATGAGTAAAGTAATGCATAATGAAAATGACACTACTAATGAAGCTCTACCAATATCTTTTGACGGTACAAATGTTAAATTTGAAGAATTGCCAAAACAATTTCAACCTGAAGAAAGAAAAGCAGATAACTCAAAAAACATTAACCGTACTCCAAAAAGTGATGTTAAAGAAATTGAAGTAGAGAAAAAAGAAATTACAACTGACGAAACTATAGAAGAGTCAAAAGAAAAATAA